Proteins from one Coffea arabica cultivar ET-39 chromosome 8c, Coffea Arabica ET-39 HiFi, whole genome shotgun sequence genomic window:
- the LOC140003695 gene encoding uncharacterized protein isoform X5 gives MENSWSWQTQCGSLCPSSSSSQDPPPPPHNQILNRSFHLDSSVRAKPTSTIHTLAPAAVNPWTSNSSSCSLDHTELGSSFLSLLSVPPCDIRNEVPIRRSNAGGSAAGNAISHISSGLLAQNRDSQRAEAVVNLGWVVSPMDRVSESCGVNDVFQGNYPSLQKLELPTAGIHRKLYHNENQKNSPSLKVSYVNDATSCNVWKTNAGDTLGVSQKVPSSIDSSVSCLTSNLLTGCPKVFCLGLSGHLLLSNTGLLGVLCSCHGLHMSIAKFSEHSGLSNSNPGDAVHFNSGESVSQWRRSYFHKFGIRTPEDHFGWDWPPGLSVTAGSPEHGWTHPSMFVKPNQGNQGSSVEASVQSMDPWSLTLCPKNSQSDQKVVDEFVNFEKQQSAKDCSSLFPKGPSSSSKNILHFVADEPMMGHSRSGCPTFPNHLDVRGPYNVRPAISSYEDQVYTSGDSVLPPCLPNLKTLGQDIAIGRSVGSLVDTYTGSSNFELRLGQPSQQGQTSVRSFMPASGSHRIASHCRLQESMALDQHVHKSSSRSIKGCRQQNYLPGFISTSSTRTEQNQLENVNHAVGVYSVPNAFKIKHLKGDAFWGSVTSESFGNLKSPFEENNHFKSINDATNDSHMTFAKPHSECSPPKCGEFGFPLLRGRAIGTEFGTNVLGSQKLKQVDKVAHNIDCLHSTAKINTGSCTKSKEGMWSFSGGVGDSDSMNYPVFHDKGPNMFHLADEPITRNTLNYTGQVCYPDHNGKAKSKVLRTISSPMDFGNIVSSQAASVGISATNLNSMKSLTPLWNKDNISVCPYLFDENVKMTAFHPMSVFSHQKIGAGTSKTIPVPEGYRNFSGKQQIIVPSSVSDTQKNRFDLTNVPNTSEVARHALLSANLTFTDSETLPSVTDTEKWCNFRGPAISNGRYYHGKDTEAQCQLNSNEQPTRQFFLRLHGDQNSTPSNEVRNCHQELPCGYFPSKFSCSSNLNCSAGRHDLNPSLRNFREPEGNAVDLVEPLLGPKLVENCTHIDKDNAFGANRTIVQNMKKVDCNSSQWRDVPRNVVNDATSRKCFQEGNALKEHEMSNMSSGCSAPAVTQVSIDVNNKDSSTVDGMDTDNLVMDEGSGIERCLSSDDDSERSSEFCGLASKVNLVNRRSSKTSFSKSSHSRIHELGFTDSLKVRKLQNHAKTGFAVQAKGDLQKYDRDFGKGKRRRVKWRRLYPSVPAPSLSTALNGASKSAGDAGLCSGTLKNIQMLPQDDKPCFTCCPCSLGQNLKQKRSAYSSFDTISRKKKLRWIHHIEVEETDSETNLNAKTDCSRASKAVGRKRLRSVGATLMEQDDMHDSACFASEITAKITASDCTKTNKPVNISHSRRRPVVCGKYGIISNGNSSKSAKIVSLRKVLKAARRCHFAESQKVNSISVKESEKARCDADKERNNEARMAVSAQMKSQHLMEGKETEYSVGSKDSYDLSHIMKKRRHDGNRSHAILESNQSTQIRRKSKEVRKRSVYELTIKENDFSCVKSCITKDGRSLQRRKSRFVSKLAENADSCRRLITRIITMGFYRYAKVEECQTSRVLDVFCCVCGSSNKDKNNCLLECGCCLIKVHQACYGVSKVPKAQWCCRPCKTNCKNIVCVLCGYGGGAMTRALCSRNIVKSLLKAWSIGTESNLENTSFSKSLESPFHRLSSTKSVHESDPFLIIRPAEIGSTSLAKGSTDLSEHVDTVDISSAITPAICNSITAGILDSTVKQWVHMVCGLWTPGTRCPNVDTMSAFDVSGAYRPKQDVVCSICQRSGGSCIQCRVANCHVQFHPWCAHQKGLLQSEVEGIDNQSVGFYGRCMFHAMYQQFNSDSYHTSSANHGERESTCARTEGFKGRKWDGFHHNHPYHSDGSSGCLVPQEQLNAWIHINGQKTCISGPLKLPNSVIEYDCRKEYARFKQSRGWKHLVVYKSGIHGLGLYTSRFIFRGAMVVEYVGEIVGLHVADKRETEYQAGKNVQYKSACYFFRIDKEHIIDATRKGGIARFVNHSCLPNCVAKVISVRNEKKLACFWKGHGCFDRCWVKQLGEIVI, from the exons ATGGAGAACTCTTGGTCATGGCAGACCCAATGCGGTTCCCTGTGCCCATCCTCCTCCTCGTCacaggatcctcctcctcctcctcacaATCAG ATTCTGAATAGAAGCTTTCATCTTGATTCGTCTGTCCGAGCAAAACCAACTTCAACCATCCACACACTAGCACCAGCTGCTGTGAACCCTTGGACTTCAAATTCAAGTTCTTGCAGTTTGGACCACACGGAACTGGGTAGTTCATTTTTGTCTCTCCTTTCTGTCCCTCCATGCGATATTCGTAATGAAGTGCCAATTCGTAGAAGTAATGCCGGAGGCAGTGCAGCTGGGAATGCAATTTCTCATATATCTTCTGGACTTCTGGCCCAAAATCGGGACAGCCAGAGAGCAGAAGCTGTTGTGAACCTGGGTTGGGTTGTTTCGCCAATGGATAGGGTGAGTGAAAGCTGTGGTGTCAATGACGTTTTCCAGGGTAATTATCCAAGTCTTCAAAAGCTGGAACTTCCTACGGCAGGTATACATCGAAAGCTTTACCATAATGAGAACCAAAAGAATTCTCCATCTCTGAAAGTGAGTTATGTAAATGATGCAACCTCTTGCAATGTTTGGAAGACCAATGCTGGTGATACTCTTGGGGTATCACAGAAAGTTCCTTCCAGCATCGATTCTTCTGTTTCCTGCCTGACATCTAATCTGTTAACTGGTTGTCCCAAAGTATTCTGTCTTGGCCTAA GTGGGCACTTACTTCTCAGCAATACTGGACTTCTAGGAGTTCTCTGCTCATGCCATGGTTTGCATATGTCTATAGCTAAATTCTCTGAG CATTCAGGCTTATCTAACAGTAATCCTGGGGATGCTGTTCATTTCAACAGTGGTGAAAGTGTATCTCAGTGGCGTCGGAGCTATTTCCACAAATTTGGG ATTAGGACTCCAGAAGATCATTTTGGATGGGACTGGCCTCCCGGACTTTCAGTCACTGCTGGCTCGCCAGAACATGGTTGGACGCATCCCAGCATGTTTGTGAAGCCTAACCAGGGTAACCAAGGTAGCTCTGTGGAGGCTTCGGTGCAGTCTATGGACCCATGGAGCCTTACTTTATGCCCAAAGAATTCTCAATCTGATCAGAAAGTTGTTGATGAGtttgtcaattttgaaaaacagCAAAGTGCAAAGGACTGTAGTAGTCTTTTTCCCAAAGGGCCCAGTAGCTCCTCAAAGaacattttgcattttgttgcaGATGAACCGATGATGGGGCACTCAAGATCTGGGTGTCCTAcatttccaaatcatcttgatgttagaggcccaTACAATGTTAGGCCAGCCATATCATCTTATGAAGATCAAGTCTATACGAGTGGTGATTCTGTTCTACCACCATGTTTGCCGAACTTGAAAACCCTTGGTCAAGATATTGCAATTGGGAGAAGTGTTGGTTCCCTTGTTGATACATATACAGGTTCTTCAAATTTTGAGTTGAGACTAGGGCAACCATCTCAACAGGGTCAGACTTCAGTGAGATCATTTATGCCGGCATCTGGATCTCATCGAATTGCAAGCCATTGCCGGCTCCAAGAATCAATGGCCTTGGATCAGCATGTACATAAAA GCAGTTCCAGGTCAATAAAGGGTTGTAGGCAACAGAATTACTTGCCTGGTTTCATTTCAACTTCCAGCACAAGAACAGAGCAGAACCAGTTGGAGAATGTTAATCATGCAGTTGGAGTTTATAGTGTTCCAAATgctttcaaaataaaacatcttaAAGGTGATGCATTTTGGGGTTCAGTAACTTCTGAATCATTTGGAAACTTAAAAAGTCCTTTTGAAGAAAACAATCATTTTAAATCAATTAATGATGCAACTAATGACAGCCACATGACGTTTGCAAAGCCACATTCTGAATGTTCTCCTCCCAAGTGTGGTGAATTTGGTTTTCCATTACTCAGAGGTCGggcaataggcacagaatttggCACTAATGTGCTGGGTAGTCAAAAACTCAAACAAGTCGACAAAGTGGCCCACAATATTGATTGTCTACATAGCACTGCTAAAATAAATACAGGATCATGTACAAAGTCAAAGGAAGGAATGTGGAGTTTCAGTGGAGGGGTTGGTGACAGTGATAGTATGAATTATCCAGTCTTCCATGATAAGGGCCCTAACATGTTTCATCTTGCTGATGAACCTATTACCAGGAACACCTTAAATTATACTGGGCAAGTCTGTTACCCTGACCACAATGGAAAAGCTAAATCCAAAGTCCTGAGAACCATCAGTTCTCCCATGGATTTTGGCAATATTGTGTCTTCTCAAGCTGCCTCTGTGGGGATTTCTGCCACAAATTTGAATTCTATGAAAAGTTTAACTCCATTATGGAACAAAGACAATATTAGTGTATGCCCATATCTTTTCGATGAAAATGTGAAGATGACTGCATTCCATCCTATGTCAGTGTTTTCTCATCAGAAGATTGGAGCTGGTACCTCTAAAACCATCCCAGTACCAGAAGGTTATAGGAACTTCAGTGGTAAACAACAAATTATTGTCCCCTCATCGGTATCAGACACACAAAAGAACAGGTTTGACTTGACCAATGTGCCAAATACATCTGAAGTTGCAAGGCATGCACTTCTGTCTGCTAATTTGACCTTTACAGATAGTGAAACGTTGCCTTCTGTTACAG ATACAGAGAAATGGTGCAACTTTCGGGGACCAGCAATATCAAATGGACGATATTACCATGGAAAAGATACTGAAGCTCAATGTCAGCTCAATTCTAATGAGCAGCCTACAAGGCAATTCTTCTTAAG ACTTCATGGTGATCAAAATAGCACTCCATCAAATGAAGTGAGAAACTGCCATCAGGAGTTACCTTGTGGATATTTCCCAAGCAAGTTCAGCTGCTCTAGTAACTTAAACTGTAGTGCTGGAAGACATGATTTAAATCCTTCCCTTCGAAATTTTAGAGAACCAGAAGGAAATGCTGTTGATTTGGTGGAACCTCTTTTGGGTCCAAAATTAGTTGAAAATTGCACACATATAGACAAGGACAATGCTTTTGGTGCAAACAGAACTATTGTGCAAAATATGAAGAAAGTTGACTGTAACTCCTCCCAATGGAGAGATGTCCCTAGGAATGTGGTTAATGACGCCACTTCTAGAAAATGTTTCCAGGAAGGAAATGCACTGAAAGAGCATGAAATGTCTAATATGTCCTCTGGATGTTCTGCTCCTGCTGTAACTCAGGTGTCTATTGACGTCAACAACAAAGACTCATCCACTGTTGATGGTATGGATACAGACAATCTTGTTATGGATGAAGGTTCAGGAATCGAAAGATGTTTGTCCTCTGATGATGACAGTGAACGAAGTTCTGAATTTTGTGGCTTAGCTTCCAAAGTCAACTTGGTCAACAGAAGATCTTCTAAAACAAGTTTTAGTAAATCATCTCATAGTCGCATTCATGAACTTGGGTTCACAGATTCgttaaaagtaagaaaattgcAAAATCACGCTAAGACTGGCTTTGCTGTTCAGGCAAAAGGTGATCTTCAAAAGTATGACAGGGACTTTGGGAAGGGGAAGAGAAGAAGAGTGAAATGGAGAAGGTTATATCCCTCTGTTCCTGCTCCTTCCCTGTCCACTGCCCTGAATGGAGCTTCAAAATCTGCTGGTGATGCTGGACTTTGCTCGGGCACACTCAAGAACATTCAGATGCTTCCTCAAGATGATAAGCCATGTTTCACTTGTTGTCCATGTTCTTTGGGCCAAAATTTGAAGCAGAAAAGATCTGCATACTCTTCTTTTGATACTATttctaggaaaaaaaaattgcgtTGGATTCATCACATTGAAGTGGAGGAAACTGATTCAGAGACAAATTTAAATGCCAAAACTGACTGTTCTAGAGCCTCTAAAGCAGTGGGGAGGAAAAGGTTGAGATCTGTTGGAGCTACCCTAATGGAGCAAGATGACATGCATGATTCTGCTTGTTTTGCTTCTGAAATAACTGCTAAGATTACTGCATCAGATTGCACGAAAACTAATAAGCCAGTGAATATTAGTCATAGTAGGAGAAGGCCTGTCGTATGTGGGAAGTATGGTATTATTTCTAATGGTAATTCCTCAAAATCAGCCAAAATTGTGTCTCTGAGGAAAGTTCTTAAAGCAGCAAGAAGATGTCACTTTGCTGAAAGTCAGAAGGTAAATTCTATATCAGTCAAGGAATCTGAGAAGGCAAGGTGTGATGCTGATAAAGAGAGAAACAATGAAGCTCGAATGGCAGTTTCTGCTCAGATGAAGTCTCAGCATTTGATGGAAGGAAAAGAGACAGAATACTCTGTAGGCAGTAAAGATTCTTATGACTTATCACATATTATGAAGAAGAGAAGGCATGATGGAAACAGAAGTCATGCTATTCTAGAGAGTAACCAAAGCACACAGATCAGACGAAAGTCTAAAGAAGTTCGTAAACGCAGTGTTTATGAACTAACAATTAAAG AAAATGATTTCAGCTGTGTGAAGTCTTGTATTACAAAGGATGGAAGATCTTTACAGAGAAGAAAGAGCAGATTTGTGTCTAAGCTTGCTGAGAATGCTG ACAGCTGTAGAAGATTGATAACAAGGATAATCACAATGGGCTTTTACAGATATGCCAAAGTGGAAGAATGCCAAACTAGCCGGGTTTTGGATGTTTTCTGCTGTGTTTGTGGAAGTTCGAACAAGGACAAGAATAATTGCTTATTAGAGTGCGGTTGTTGCTTGATTAAG GTACATCAAGCTTGCTATGGTGTTTCTAAGGTGCCCAAAGCTCAGTGGTGTTGTAGGCCATGCAAAACGAATTGTAAAAATATT GTCTGTGTTCTATGTGGATATGGAGGAGGAGCCATGACTCGAGCACTTTGTAGTCGTAATATTGTGAAGAGCCTCTTGAAAGCTTGGAGCATTGGGACAGAATCCAATCTCGAAAACACTAGTTTTTCTAAATCTTTGGAAAGTCCCTTTCATCGTTTGTCTTCGACAAAATCTGTTCATGAGAGTGATCCATTTCTCATCATTAGACCTGCAGAAATTGGCTCTACTTCTCTGGCTAAAGGAAGCACCGATCTGTCTGAGCATGTGGATACTGTCGACATCTCTTCTGCTATTACCCCAGCTATATGCAATAGCATTACAGCTGGAATTCTTGACTCTACCGTCAAGCAGTGGGTTCATATGGTTTGTGGGCTCTGGACACCAGGTACACGTTGTCCAAATGTTGATACGATGAGTGCTTTTGATGTGTCTGGAGCTTATCGGCCTAAGCAAGATGTG gTTTGTTCAATATGTCAACGATCAGGTGGTTCTTGCATACAATGCAGGGTTGCGAATTGTCATGTTCAATTTCATCCGTGGTGTGCCCATCAGAAG GGTCTACTGCAAAGTGAGGTTGAAGGTATTGATAATCAGAGTGttggattttatggaagatgCATGTTTCATGCTATGTATCAGCAGTTTAATTCTGATAGTTATCACACTAGCAGTGCTAATCATGGAGAAAGGGAATCCACCTGTGCTCGAACAGAG GGTTTCAAGGGTCGCAAATGGGACGGATTTCATCATAATCATCCCTACCATTCTGATGGTAGTAGTGGATGTCTTGTCCCACAAGAGCAGCTAAATGCTTGGATCCACATCAATGGACAGAAAACATGCATAAGTGGGCCTTTAAAGCTTCCCAACTCAGTAATTGAGTATGACTGTCGG AAAGAATATGCTCGCTTCAAACAATCTAGAGGTTGGAAGCATCTAGTGGTGTACAAATCAGGGATACATGGGCTTGGTCTTTACACTTCCCGATTTATTTTTCGTGGTGCCATG gttgttgAGTATGTGGGTGAGATAGTTGGGCTCCACGTGGCTGACAAAAGAGAAACCGAGTATCAAGCTGGAAAGAATGTTCAATACAAGAGCGCTTGCTATTTCTTCAGGATAGACAAGGAGCATATAATTGATGCCACCCGCAAGGGTGGGATAGCTCGATTTGTGAATCATTCTTGCCTG CCAAATTGCGTTGCGAAAGTAATTTCTGTCAGGAATGAAAAGAAG CTTGCTTGTTTCTGGAAGGGACATGGATGCTTTGACAGATGCTGGGTTAAGCAGCTAGGGGAGATAGTGATTTAA